A portion of the Paenibacillus marchantiae genome contains these proteins:
- the spo0A gene encoding sporulation transcription factor Spo0A, which translates to MQKIEVLLADDNREFTNLLAEYISEQEDMEVTGIAYNGEEVLQLLEQTRDVPDVLILDIIMPHLDGLGVLERLRNLNLSPQPKVIMLTAFGQENITQRAVQLGASYYILKPFDMEVLANRVRQLVGTQTTISTGGGGGSSMFMNKSNVVPMGKHKNLDASITSIIHEIGVPAHIKGYQYLREAITMVYNNIEILGAITKTLYPAIAEKFKTTPSRVERAIRHAIEVAWTRGNIDSISHLFGYTINISKSKPTNSEFIAMVADKLRIENKVS; encoded by the coding sequence TTGCAAAAAATTGAGGTATTGCTGGCCGATGATAATCGTGAATTTACGAATTTGCTTGCCGAATATATATCCGAACAGGAAGACATGGAAGTAACCGGAATTGCTTACAATGGAGAAGAAGTGCTGCAGTTGCTGGAGCAGACTCGCGATGTACCGGATGTACTTATTCTGGATATTATTATGCCTCACCTGGATGGACTGGGTGTACTGGAGCGTCTGCGCAACCTGAATCTGTCTCCACAGCCCAAAGTCATTATGCTTACGGCTTTCGGACAAGAGAATATCACGCAGCGTGCCGTGCAACTCGGAGCTTCTTATTACATCCTGAAACCATTTGACATGGAAGTACTCGCGAATCGTGTACGTCAACTGGTTGGCACGCAAACCACGATCTCCACAGGCGGTGGTGGCGGTTCATCGATGTTTATGAACAAGTCCAACGTGGTGCCGATGGGTAAGCACAAAAATTTGGATGCAAGCATTACGTCCATCATACATGAAATCGGCGTTCCTGCGCATATTAAAGGATATCAGTATTTACGCGAAGCCATCACTATGGTGTATAACAATATCGAAATTTTGGGTGCTATCACGAAAACCTTGTACCCAGCGATTGCCGAAAAGTTCAAAACAACGCCGTCTCGCGTCGAACGAGCCATTCGTCATGCTATCGAAGTGGCTTGGACACGTGGTAACATCGACAGCATCAGCCACCTGTTTGGTTATACCATCAATATCAGCAAGTCGAAACCGACGAACTCCGAGTTCATCGCGATGGTCGCTGACAAGCTTAGAATTGAGAATAAGGTGTCCTGA
- the spoIVB gene encoding SpoIVB peptidase: MNSPLRKKLLGLLFAFFLCVISQAIQPVQSYASLPDELQVFAGRQADVHLAVPAASSAVVDRPDIVGFDGKETAVHVTKQQPLHLHPQQTGHAKLTLKLWGKIPVKTVNVNVIPDLRVVPGGQTIGVKVKSAGILVVGHHLVRSGQDERVSPGESAGIKLGDLITHMDGKRLDGVSGVAEAVELAGKSKKGIDVVLKRGKETVKTRLTPAYDAEDKAWRLGLYIRDSAAGVGTLTFYAPDQGVYGALGHVITDMNTQTSIVVGSGQIVQSNVTSISKSESGDPGEKRAHFLKESKILGNIERNTAFGIFGKMSGNPEHSLYSKGIPVAFSHEVKEGPAEILTVVEGQQVERFSIDIVHVADQSEPATKGLVLRITDPKLLDKTGGIVQGMSGSPIVQNGKLIGAVTHVFVNDPKSGYGCFIEWMLQDAGVMMKKDNAKNLKAG, translated from the coding sequence TTGAATTCCCCCCTCAGGAAGAAATTGCTAGGTCTTTTATTTGCCTTCTTTCTATGTGTGATCAGCCAGGCCATTCAGCCTGTGCAAAGTTATGCTTCATTGCCTGATGAACTTCAGGTATTTGCAGGCAGGCAGGCTGACGTTCATCTCGCTGTACCGGCTGCTTCAAGCGCTGTTGTGGATCGTCCTGACATCGTCGGTTTTGATGGAAAGGAAACTGCAGTTCACGTAACGAAGCAACAACCTTTGCATCTTCATCCCCAACAAACGGGACATGCCAAATTAACGTTGAAGTTGTGGGGAAAAATTCCGGTAAAAACAGTTAACGTAAATGTGATTCCGGATTTGCGTGTAGTACCCGGGGGACAAACCATTGGCGTCAAAGTAAAATCTGCAGGTATTCTGGTTGTAGGGCACCATCTGGTCCGTTCTGGACAAGATGAACGTGTATCCCCTGGAGAATCAGCAGGCATCAAGCTTGGAGATCTGATTACCCATATGGACGGTAAACGCCTTGATGGTGTATCGGGTGTAGCTGAAGCTGTTGAGCTTGCAGGCAAGAGCAAAAAAGGAATTGATGTCGTTTTAAAACGAGGTAAAGAAACGGTTAAAACCCGTTTGACACCGGCTTATGACGCGGAAGACAAAGCCTGGAGGCTTGGCTTGTACATTCGTGACTCCGCCGCAGGTGTAGGAACATTAACCTTCTATGCTCCAGATCAAGGCGTATATGGCGCTCTAGGACATGTCATCACGGATATGAACACGCAGACCTCCATCGTTGTCGGTAGTGGTCAGATTGTTCAGTCCAATGTAACGTCAATCTCTAAGAGTGAATCCGGTGATCCGGGTGAAAAACGAGCTCATTTCCTGAAAGAAAGCAAAATTTTGGGCAATATTGAACGTAATACGGCTTTTGGTATCTTTGGTAAAATGTCCGGAAATCCTGAACATAGTTTGTATTCAAAAGGAATTCCTGTTGCTTTCTCCCATGAAGTAAAAGAAGGTCCTGCAGAAATTCTCACAGTTGTTGAGGGTCAGCAGGTGGAGCGTTTCTCGATTGATATTGTTCACGTAGCAGACCAATCCGAACCGGCGACCAAAGGTCTGGTGCTTCGAATCACAGATCCGAAGCTGCTGGATAAGACCGGAGGCATTGTACAAGGCATGAGTGGTAGCCCCATTGTGCAAAATGGTAAACTTATCGGTGCCGTGACCCATGTGTTTGTCAATGATCCGAAATCAGGTTATGGCTGCTTCATTGAGTGGATGTTACAAGATGCAGGAGTCATGATGAAAAAGGATAATGCAAAAAACCTTAAGGCGGGATAA